ATGTGCTGAGTTCAGGAAGTGTTCTGCTGAGTTTTCCCGCTTAGTCTTTCGGTATCCCATCCCCTTAGATTGATTTTTCTCGTTAGGAAAGCAAAGATTTCCCTGCTTTTGGAAGAAAGATTTTTACGATTCCTTTGGGTAGGATCGTTCTCTTTTCGAGTTAAGCCTATAAAACGTCATGAAACGCAGAGTCACACTACAATCTACGTTCCGCGATCTTTCGCGGAGTCGGTTCACTCACTCTCTGTGCGTGGATCGCGAGAGTTACATTCTTAGGAATTCTCTTTGTTCCTTGTCTTCCCGTTCCCGTCTGCGCTTCTCTTTTTCCTGTCTCTGGATTTCTTCCGGAGTCAATTCGCGAGGAGGTTTCGGTTTTTTTACTTCTTGGTAGGTTGACGCGCCGGATTTATTGGAATCGGATTTTGATTCCGTTCTTGACGTTTCCGTTTTGTTTTTGGGGGCGGTTGGATCCGATTTTTCTTGGATCTTGTTTTGTTCGTATTTTTGTTTTCCGAGATAATCTCCCGGATCGTAGCCGGTTCTGGAAGGACCACTTCCGCTGTTTTGAGAATTGCCCTTTGAATTCTTATTATCCGCCTGAGAGTTTTCCGCTCCGGTCTTTTCCAGTTTCAAGCCCGACTTTGTGTTGAGTCCCGTTTGTCCATTTCCCGCAGGATTTCCGGAGTTGTTTCCGTTGTTTGAATCGCCGTTGGGCCCGGCAGTTTTTCTATAATTCGGATTCCCATTATCATACTTTCCATAATTGGGATCTTGTGTCGGATCGGAATACTTGGACGAAGAAGAATTCGGATTGGAAGAGGAACCGGAGGAAGATGTCGTTCCGGAATTGTTAAGCGAAGAATTACTCGAACCAGTGTTTCCCGCCGAAGAACTGGAGGACGCCGAAGCGGATTGAATACTTTCCGTGGTTTGTACGGTTGCCGCAACGGGAAATAATTTCTCGAAGCCTTCCAAGGACTTTTTCGGATATAAAAGAACCGGATTGCTGGGATCTGCCTTGATACTTCCGGAAAGAATCGCGTATTCCAAATTCTTCTGATTCTTTTTCTTTTCTACGTTTACGATTCCTTCCACAAGTTTTAAAACTCCGTCCCCGGAACGAATCCCGACGGAGGAAGGATTGTCTTTGTTCTCCGGTCTTCTCGTTACTTGGAGACCGCCGACTGAAATTTCGAGATTGGCGCGATTGTCGAGATAGTCTATGAAGATCATCGAATTTTCTGCGATGAGGATTTCGGTTCCGTCCAAAAGTTTTAGCTTCGCCTGGGAACCTTCCGTCGTCAAAATCGTATCTCTGTTTTGAATCGAATTCCCGATTTCAATATCTTTCCAAACGACTTCGGAATCGAACTTTCTCTGAATCGTATTGGATTTGAAAAGGATCGTCCCTATGACTTTCTGATTTCCCTTGTATCCGTACTGAGTATAATCATATAGGAATATACAGGTGAATAAGATTATATTGAAGACAAGAAGAGCCAAAATGGCTCGATCGCCTGAAAGAAATCTTTCTTTCGTCATTCTTATTTAGACCCGCCCGGTTTGAATTCCATTCCGATTTGTTTTCTCAGTTCCTTCAAATTCTTAGGGCAATTCTTATCCTTAGAATGACCTAATACCGCGTAGATGGTTTGAAGAGATTTTTTTCCTTTTACCTTGATCGGCTTTAACTTTTCTACAGTAAAAATTCCCTTCACTTTTTCGTAAGAATTTCCCGTAATCAGAATGTCGGCGCCGAAAACTTTTGTAAGCGATTCCACTCTGGATGCGAGGTTGACCGTATCTCCGATGACGGTGTATTCCAAACGATCTTCGGAACCGATTTGTCCCGCGATGACTTCTCCGGTGTTGATTCCGATTCCAATGAAAATTTTCGGCTTCTTATCGGTTCCCCGATTCTTATTGAATTGAACCAAACTTTTGCGCATATCAAGTGCGGCTTGGATCGCTTTTTCCGTATCGAATTCCGTGTGTCCCAATTCTCCCCATACGGCCATGATCGCGTCGCCTATGTATTTGTTCACGCTTCCGCCGTTTGCGTTGATACATTTTACCATCGCGGTGAAGTATTGGTTTAAGAATTCGACGACGAGTTCCGGTTCGATCTTCTCGGAGAGGGAAGTAAAATTTCGGATATCGGAAAAAAGAATCACACATTCTCTTTTGTCTCCTCCGAGTTTCACCTCTCCCTTAAGGACCATCTCCGCGATGTCCTTGTTTACGAATTTTCCGAAAGCGTCTTTCATCTTGTCCCGATCGGAAAGACCCTTTCCCATCTCCACGAACGAAGTAGTTAGTTTTCCGATTTCGTCTCCGGATTCCGCTTCGAGAGTGAGTTGAAAATTTCCCTTTTCGATTTCTTTGGACGCGTCCACGAGTTTAAGAATTGGTCTTGTCAATCTTCTGGAATAAAAGAACACGAATAAAATCGAAACGTTTACGACTACAAACATCAGATAGAGATTTCTCTTTTGAATGTTGTATACTTCTTCGAACGCTTTTTTCTCGGATGTACTGGAAATCACTCCAAGTCCGGCGTATCCGATTCTTCTAAAAGAACCTAAGTAGTATTGATTGTCTTTTCCCTTGTAACGGGTTTGTCCGTTGCTGATGGAGCTTTCCAAAAGATTCTTAACGATCGGATCATCGGCAAAACTGGTCGGTTGAAGAATCAGTTTCGGATCGGAGTGAGCGATGAGTTTTCCGTCCGCTCCTACGAGGAAGAACTGCGTGATTCCGGACGTTTTGAAAGAATCCAATATGGAATCCATCTTTACGAGAGAAACGATCACCGCGGAATTGACCCCGTCTCCCAAAGCAACGGAAAGAAATAGAACTGGCTTATGGAAATCGGGAGATACGTTGTATACGACCGGTTTTCCGATCTGCGCCTTCTTTTGTCCGTTGAGATATTTTCGAACGATCTTGTCTGCATCTTCTCCGGAAATTTTATATTCCTTCAGAGCGCCTTCGCTCGCGATTCTTTTGATCCCGTTGTAGTCTCCATTTTCTTTTCTAAAAATCTTTAGGTAGAATATATCGTCTTCGCTTTCCAGAATATTGTTCGATTCTTCGGATCCGGCGACGGATCGCGCGAGGAGTAAGGAACGTTTTGTGAGAGAGGAAATATCCGATCTCACTTTCTGACTGATAACGTCCGTTAGTTTTAAATTGTTTTCTTTGATTCGAACTTCGTTGTCCGATTTGAAAAAGTAGGTCGCAAGAGCGATGATCACTCCTAAGGAAACTAAGATGATGAACGAAATGATCACCATCAGTTTTTGACGGATGTTCCAATTGTATAGATTGAGAAATGAATTCATAACGTTTCCGTTTGCGTTTTACTTGTTAATTAATTGAGTCTATCTGATTCAGCTAAACTTATAAAACAACACTATTTTAGGGATTCTCTTAAAATGATCGG
Above is a genomic segment from Leptospira stimsonii containing:
- a CDS encoding FecR family protein, with protein sequence MTKERFLSGDRAILALLVFNIILFTCIFLYDYTQYGYKGNQKVIGTILFKSNTIQRKFDSEVVWKDIEIGNSIQNRDTILTTEGSQAKLKLLDGTEILIAENSMIFIDYLDNRANLEISVGGLQVTRRPENKDNPSSVGIRSGDGVLKLVEGIVNVEKKKNQKNLEYAILSGSIKADPSNPVLLYPKKSLEGFEKLFPVAATVQTTESIQSASASSSSSAGNTGSSNSSLNNSGTTSSSGSSSNPNSSSSKYSDPTQDPNYGKYDNGNPNYRKTAGPNGDSNNGNNSGNPAGNGQTGLNTKSGLKLEKTGAENSQADNKNSKGNSQNSGSGPSRTGYDPGDYLGKQKYEQNKIQEKSDPTAPKNKTETSRTESKSDSNKSGASTYQEVKKPKPPRELTPEEIQRQEKEKRRREREDKEQREFLRM
- a CDS encoding adenylate/guanylate cyclase domain-containing protein, which gives rise to MNSFLNLYNWNIRQKLMVIISFIILVSLGVIIALATYFFKSDNEVRIKENNLKLTDVISQKVRSDISSLTKRSLLLARSVAGSEESNNILESEDDIFYLKIFRKENGDYNGIKRIASEGALKEYKISGEDADKIVRKYLNGQKKAQIGKPVVYNVSPDFHKPVLFLSVALGDGVNSAVIVSLVKMDSILDSFKTSGITQFFLVGADGKLIAHSDPKLILQPTSFADDPIVKNLLESSISNGQTRYKGKDNQYYLGSFRRIGYAGLGVISSTSEKKAFEEVYNIQKRNLYLMFVVVNVSILFVFFYSRRLTRPILKLVDASKEIEKGNFQLTLEAESGDEIGKLTTSFVEMGKGLSDRDKMKDAFGKFVNKDIAEMVLKGEVKLGGDKRECVILFSDIRNFTSLSEKIEPELVVEFLNQYFTAMVKCINANGGSVNKYIGDAIMAVWGELGHTEFDTEKAIQAALDMRKSLVQFNKNRGTDKKPKIFIGIGINTGEVIAGQIGSEDRLEYTVIGDTVNLASRVESLTKVFGADILITGNSYEKVKGIFTVEKLKPIKVKGKKSLQTIYAVLGHSKDKNCPKNLKELRKQIGMEFKPGGSK